The following is a genomic window from uncultured Propionivibrio sp..
TTCCAGCAGATCCGTTCGCTCGACCGTCACCGGCGAGGACTCGACATCATCCTCGGCGCCAGCCGAAAAATGATGACGCATCGCAGTATTGGCGACTTCGCCGACGACATCATCGACGAAATCCAGAGGCTGCTGCCTGGCGACGTCGAAGGCCTTGTGTGCACGAGTCCGGCAGCGCCGTCAGAGGAAATACGCGTCATCACCGGCTCCGATCGATATTCCGCCCTCGCTGGGCAAACGCTTGCCGCGAAAAGCGTCCCGGCAACTGTCGCCTCGGCTGTCAGACGCTGCTTCGTAGAACAAAGCCACCGCTTCGAAGGAGACGCATCCACCCTGTTCTGTGCAGGCAAATCCGGCGCCAACCTCGTCATTCACGTCGAAACGGGCACCCCGATCGACAGCATTGACGAACAACTGCTGGCGCTGCTGTGCGCGCACCTCGCGGTCAACCTCGACAACCAGCAACTTGTCAGCCAATTGCGCAAGCTGGCGTACCGTGATCCTCTGCTGCACATCCCCAACCGCCAGGATTTCATCCGGCGCATCGAACGCGCAAGACACGATAGCGTGGCAAGCCACGGCGTGGCGCTGATCGACATCGACCATTTTTCGGAAATCAACGACGCGCTCGGCCATCACTTTGGCGACACGCTTCTCAAGGCCGTCGCCGCCAGACTGATCGATACGCTTCCGAAGGAAACCGTCATCGCCAGAATCGCGGGAGACACCTTCGGCGTTCTCGGCCGACAGGAAACGATCATGCCGGAGGTGCTTGCCAAGCTTTTCCGCAATCCCTTCCTCGCCGAAGACGCAGAGCAGACGCTGAATGCGACGATCGGCCTCGCGCGTCTTGCCGACATCGACGTCAGCAACGACGGCTCGGAGGTACTCAAAGCGGCAAACATCGCGCTCAACCAGGCCAAGATCAAAGCCCGCGGAGAAGCGCTCCGGTTCAGCCGCGACATGGAGATCGAGACACAGGAACGATTGAAACTCCTGCGCGAATTGCGCGAGGCTTTCGACCACGAGCAACTATTCCTCGCCTACCAACCGCAATACGATCTGCGCACGCGCAAAATCACCGGCGTCGAAGCGCTGCTGCGTTGGCGCAATCACGACGGCATGCTGATCCCGCCCGACAAGTTCATCCCCCTGGCCGAAAGCTCTGGCCTGATCATCGCGCTCGGCGACTGGGTTCTGCGCCGGGCCTGCCTCGACCTGCAGGCGCTGGCTGCCCGGGGCTTCGCCGATCTGCGCATGGCCGTCAACGTCTCGGCCTCGCAATTCCGCCACCCAGACTTCGTCGCCGGTATCGACCGGGTGCTCGAAGCCAGCGACGTCGCTCCCGGACGGCTGGAACTCGAAATCACCGAAACCGTCGCCATGCTCGATGCCAATCTAGTGATCGACATACTACATACGCTCAAGCAGCGCGGCATCGCGATTGCGATCGACGATTTCGGCACCGGATTCTCGTCGCTCAAATACCTTGAGCGCTTCGACGTCGATCGACTGAAGATCGACCAGTCATTTGTTCGACAAATGCTTGATTCGCACGAAAGCCGGCGCATCGTCGAAACCATCGTCCAGCTCGCCCAAAGCCTGAAACTCAGCCTGACCGCCGAAGGCGTCGAGCATGATCGCCAGGCTGAGCGCCTGGCCGACATCGGCTGCCAGGAGGCGCAGGGCTACCTGTTCGCACGACCGATGGCGTTTGCCGACCTGTGCGCGTTCCTGTCGCCCTACGCCAAGAACGCCACCGCGCCGGCGCAATGAGGAGAAAATGATCGCCCCTGAATGCTTCTCGCACGAGCAACTCCAGCAACTCTTCGTCCTGCGCATGCCCTACGGAAAATACAAGGGGCGGTTCATCGCCGACGTGCCCGGCCACTACCTCAACTGGATGGCGCGCGAAGGCTTCCCGAAAGGACGCCTCGGGCAACTACTGGCGCTCATGCACGAAATCGATCACAACGGCTTGTCGCCATTGCTCGACCCATTGCGACCGCGCGCCGGATCGCAGTTGGCGCACCACGACGGCACCGAACCCTGACGGTTAAAAGGCAGGGACCCGACGCCTTCGAGATCGGCCGAGCCGGTAATCCGGTAAGGCAGACGCGGCCGACCGTCGCTCCGCGCAGCGCGGAGACGCTCCAGCAGCGTCGACAAACGGCTGACCGCCAGAACCTCGAACTGTGCTGAACCTTGCGCCGGCACCCGGACCGGTTGTGCCGACTGCCCCTGTGCGAATGGGCGGCCATCGAGTTCGACGGAAAAGTCGAGACGGCGCAGCGTCAGGTCGACGGCATTCGGATTGCGCAGGTCGAGCTTGAGGACAAAGCGCTGTTCGCTCAGGTTGAAGCCGGCCAACTCAATGCTGGCGACCTCAACCTCGGGCGCCTTCAGCAGACTTGAACAGGCAGCCAGGCCCACCGCTGCGAGCACGACCACGCCCCATCGCATCAGCCTCCACAAGAACTCACCCGCCTGCCGCATACCATGCCCTTTCATCTCACCATCGCACACTGTAACGAAAAACCACGACGCGCGTGAAGTGCGTTGCGCCATGAAAAAGGCCCCGCACATGGCGGGGCCTGGATGCCGGAAAAACCGGGACGATCAGCGATAGTCGGCCCAGTTGATGCCGCGCATGTCGCCGGTCTTCTCGAACTGGCGGTGCATGCCGTAGGCGGTGCTCAGCGAGAACGGCTCGTGGTTGGTCTTGTTGATCTGCTTCAGGTAGTCGCGCATCTGTTCCTTGTAGTCCGGATGCACGCAGTTCTGGATGATCAGTTCGGCGCGTTGCAACGGATCCTTGCCGCGCAGGTCGGCAACACCCTGTTCGGTAACGACGACGGAAACCGAGTGCTCGCTGTGGTCAAGGTGCGAAACGAAGGGCACAACCGCCGAAATCTTGCCACCCTTGGCCGTGGACGGGCAGGAGAAGATCGACAGGTACGCGGCGCGCGTGAAGTCGCCCGAACCGCCGATACCGTTCATCATCGTCTTGCCGAGCACGTGCGTCGAGTTGACGTTGCCGGACAGGTCGAATTCGATCGCGGTGTTCATCGAGATGATGCCGAGACGACGGACGATTTCCGGGTTGTTCGAGATTTCCTGCGGACGCAGCAGAATGTGCTTCTTGTAGAAATCGAGGTTTCCGATCACCTTCTGCATCGCTTCCTGGCTCAGCGTCAGCGAAGTCGTCGACGCAAAGGAGCAGCGGCCGTTTTCGATCAGCGGGATAACCGAATCCTGC
Proteins encoded in this region:
- a CDS encoding EAL domain-containing protein, with product MSGTQADELMVIDDSSSATEAQAPAWNVLIVDDDEDIHRITVFALLHAEILGRRLRFLHAYSSAEALTHLTPGNDIAVILLDVVMEREDAGLQLVHRIRDDLGLDSVRIILRTGQPGFAPEVNAIRDYDINDYRLKSELTHHRLYAAMTTAIRSFQQIRSLDRHRRGLDIILGASRKMMTHRSIGDFADDIIDEIQRLLPGDVEGLVCTSPAAPSEEIRVITGSDRYSALAGQTLAAKSVPATVASAVRRCFVEQSHRFEGDASTLFCAGKSGANLVIHVETGTPIDSIDEQLLALLCAHLAVNLDNQQLVSQLRKLAYRDPLLHIPNRQDFIRRIERARHDSVASHGVALIDIDHFSEINDALGHHFGDTLLKAVAARLIDTLPKETVIARIAGDTFGVLGRQETIMPEVLAKLFRNPFLAEDAEQTLNATIGLARLADIDVSNDGSEVLKAANIALNQAKIKARGEALRFSRDMEIETQERLKLLRELREAFDHEQLFLAYQPQYDLRTRKITGVEALLRWRNHDGMLIPPDKFIPLAESSGLIIALGDWVLRRACLDLQALAARGFADLRMAVNVSASQFRHPDFVAGIDRVLEASDVAPGRLELEITETVAMLDANLVIDILHTLKQRGIAIAIDDFGTGFSSLKYLERFDVDRLKIDQSFVRQMLDSHESRRIVETIVQLAQSLKLSLTAEGVEHDRQAERLADIGCQEAQGYLFARPMAFADLCAFLSPYAKNATAPAQ
- a CDS encoding DUF3820 family protein; amino-acid sequence: MIAPECFSHEQLQQLFVLRMPYGKYKGRFIADVPGHYLNWMAREGFPKGRLGQLLALMHEIDHNGLSPLLDPLRPRAGSQLAHHDGTEP
- a CDS encoding LEA type 2 family protein, which encodes MRWGVVVLAAVGLAACSSLLKAPEVEVASIELAGFNLSEQRFVLKLDLRNPNAVDLTLRRLDFSVELDGRPFAQGQSAQPVRVPAQGSAQFEVLAVSRLSTLLERLRAARSDGRPRLPYRITGSADLEGVGSLPFNRQGSVPSWCANCDPARGRNGSSNGDKPL